From the Neobacillus sp. PS3-34 genome, the window TCAAAGAGCGAATATGGAGAAGACATCTATTATTACTCTTACAAAAATGTAAAAAAAGACAATCGTGTTAATTATAGAATGTCATATAAAAAGGACGGAACCGAATCTACATTAGCGGCAATTGATAAAAAGCAGCCTCCAAAAGATGAAAATCATACTGGAGTTAATGGCGGTAATACAGCGACTGACCAGGTTTTAAACAATTCCGGAAATGGAGAAAGTTCTGAGGTGAAACAGCCGATTATCGGCATACCAGGTGCTCTGATTATAGGGGTTTCACTCATAATTGCCGGAGCCTTTGTATTCCTGGGATTGAAGGGCTCACGAACTCAGGCAAAAGCAGCAAGCAAAAACAAAAAGGGACAGAAGAAACAAGTTGTGAGGAAAGAAAGCAGATTATCTAACGCAGAAGAAAAAAAAGAACTTCGCAAAAAACTATTAAACGGCAAGATTGATCAAGAGACATATGAAGAAGAAATGAAAAAATTAATTTAGAGAGGTGGATAAAGATGAAGAAGAATACAATTGTCATGCTTGGAGGCTTTATTATCGCGGGTGCAATAGTTTTCCTTCTGATGGCCGCGACTCCTGGCTCGAGCGGAATCGAACTGACATTAAAACAGCTTCTCGCTACGCAGGAGAATCACAAAGATGATTATGTTACTGTCGAAGGACTATTGATAGAAAAATCGATTCAATGGGATGCAGACAAAATCGAATTAAAGTTCGATGTAAGGGACAATGAAGGAAATCTGCTGCATGTAGTTCACAATGGTATTAAACCGGATAATTTTTCAGAAGGAGTCATAACGATTTTACAGGGGTCTCCGACCAAAAAGGACACATTTAAAGCAGAAACCGTTAAAACTAGGTGCCCTTCAAAGTATGAGGGCAAGGATATGAAAGACTATGATCCTAAGAAACATGAAAAACTTCTGAATAAACCACCGCACCAAAAATAAGAAGCAAACCAATAAGAAGGTGACGACATGTATTTATTCGCGAATGCAACAATCTTTATAGGCTTGGCATTAGCAATTTATTCCCTTCTGATTATGACCTTAGGGATAAGTACAAAAAATCAAAAACTTGTTAACAGTGGCAAAGGGGGCGTGATTGGCCTTTTCATTTGTGCCGGGTTGGCAATGATCACGTTATTTTACCTTCTTGGTTCTTCCCAGTTCCAATACGAATATGTAAGGGATTATACCAGCAGTGAATTGCCTATCATCTACAAACTAACTGCTTTATGGGCTGGGAACTCAGGATCGCTCTTATTATGGACGTTTTTCTTAACTCTTTATATGCTGATGATTACTTATTCAAGAAAAATGAAGGGAAACCCGATGGTTCCCTATATTGTATCCATTTTATTAGCAAACGCTGTCTTCTTCTTTTTTATACTTGGTTTTGTTGCAAAGCCATTTGTCCTATTAAGCGAAGTACCCACAGAGGGAAAAGGATTAAATCCAATGCTGCAAAATCCGGGTATGATCATTCATCCAGTCACTTTATACCTTGGTTATGTTGGACTATCCATTCCATTTGCCTTTGCAATGGCAGCGCTGATTATGAAGAATATGGATGATTTTTGGATTAAGATGACAAGGCGCTGGACCATCATTGCGTGGTTATTCCTTTCCCTTGGAAATATTTTTGGAGGCCAGTGGGCATACGTTGAATTGGGCTGGGGCGGATATTGGGCATGGGATCCGGTCGAAAATGCATCCTTTATGCCGTGGCTTACAGCAACCGCCTTCCTCCATTCTGTCATGATCCAGGAACGGAAAAACATGTTGAAGGTATGGAATATTAGCTTAATTATTATTTCATATGCGCTGACACTATTTGGCACCTTCCTTGTACGCAGTGGTGTACTTACCTCTGTCCATGCATTTGCCAACTCCAATCTTGGTCTGTATTTCTTAATTTTTATGGGTGTTGCTGTCATTGGCGCACTATATATCCTGATGAGCCGCTATAACCTGATTAAACGCAGCGCAGGGGAATTCAATTCCTTTGTTTCAAAGGAAAGCAGCTTCTTAATTAATAATCTGCTCCTTGTCGGCGCGGCATTTGCTGTCTTCTGGGGAACAATTTTCCCCCTTGTTTCAGAGGCTGTTCGGGGCACAAAAGTAACCGTAGGGATGCCTTTCTTTAACAAGGTGGAAGCTCCAATACTATTATCGATGATGTTTGTCATGGCGGTATGCCCATTGCTTGCATGGCAAAGATCCACAGTAAAAAACTTGAAAAAGAATTTTATGATTCCAGCTTTCCTTGCTGTTACAGCCATGATCCTGATGGTGATCCTCGGTATTCAAAAAGTATGGGCAGTTATTGGATACGGAGTAATAGCGTTGTTATTGATTACACACTATCTCGAGTTTTACCGCGGTGTTAAAGCAAGAAGAAAGATGACAGGCGAAAATCCACTTGTCGCCCTTTATCGCTTAATGAGCAAAAACCGCCGCCGTTACGGAGGCTATATGGTTCACCTTGGGATTGCTTTTATTACGATGGGCATCATTGGTTCACAAAACTATGACCTGCAGACAATGAAGACAATTGACCTTGGGAAATCCATTGAGATTAAGGATTACCGCATCA encodes:
- a CDS encoding heme lyase CcmF/NrfE family subunit translates to MYLFANATIFIGLALAIYSLLIMTLGISTKNQKLVNSGKGGVIGLFICAGLAMITLFYLLGSSQFQYEYVRDYTSSELPIIYKLTALWAGNSGSLLLWTFFLTLYMLMITYSRKMKGNPMVPYIVSILLANAVFFFFILGFVAKPFVLLSEVPTEGKGLNPMLQNPGMIIHPVTLYLGYVGLSIPFAFAMAALIMKNMDDFWIKMTRRWTIIAWLFLSLGNIFGGQWAYVELGWGGYWAWDPVENASFMPWLTATAFLHSVMIQERKNMLKVWNISLIIISYALTLFGTFLVRSGVLTSVHAFANSNLGLYFLIFMGVAVIGALYILMSRYNLIKRSAGEFNSFVSKESSFLINNLLLVGAAFAVFWGTIFPLVSEAVRGTKVTVGMPFFNKVEAPILLSMMFVMAVCPLLAWQRSTVKNLKKNFMIPAFLAVTAMILMVILGIQKVWAVIGYGVIALLLITHYLEFYRGVKARRKMTGENPLVALYRLMSKNRRRYGGYMVHLGIAFITMGIIGSQNYDLQTMKTIDLGKSIEIKDYRINYDKLDQRKEGINDIIYADVTVFKDGKLLGTFQPEKVFYGHWDQPSSEVAIISSFKEDLYIVLSAWEDNGRGTFIVKVNPMMNWLWIGSFMIVIGSLFAVWNGKYQNVTPRYTGVRREVF
- a CDS encoding cytochrome c maturation protein CcmE; the encoded protein is MKKNTIVMLGGFIIAGAIVFLLMAATPGSSGIELTLKQLLATQENHKDDYVTVEGLLIEKSIQWDADKIELKFDVRDNEGNLLHVVHNGIKPDNFSEGVITILQGSPTKKDTFKAETVKTRCPSKYEGKDMKDYDPKKHEKLLNKPPHQK